A region of the Parasteatoda tepidariorum isolate YZ-2023 chromosome 7, CAS_Ptep_4.0, whole genome shotgun sequence genome:
CTATGCAgcaactataataatttttataggtaTATATAGGTATACGCATTTATACACATTTATAGGTATATGAGCTTATGCGACATCCCTTATCACTGCCTTATTTAATTGAGGTCTCTCATAGTAAAACGGTTCTTCACCTCTGGTCTAAACATttcatcatcaaaaataaacataaaggtCAAAATTGTTAtgctcaaaatttttagaaatatctatatgtagctaaaaaaaaagcttacagAAATATCTGTACacatttgattttgtttatcaTAGTTTTGATTATCGAAGTTTTCGTTCTCGAAAAACTTAGCGTAGACAAAAATTCAACCATTATCAGAACGCTTACGCATACAAGATTTAGTTCGCACGTGGTTTCGTAGGATACGAGATTTTCTCGCGGACAATTTTTAGGAGGCAAACAGGCAATATTAGGAGATATAGGCAATATTTCGGAGGAAATATTTTGCTCctgataatattaaaagtaaaatagtattttaagattcataaatatttgttttaacattctttgtagttaaaattatctttgtcaATTAAGtcaaaatgtaaatgtttcCTTTCAATTAGCAGTAATAGTTTAATTAgttaagtaattgaaaaaataagtcCTGTAGAGTTTATTATTCTATACATCAATAGTctagaatttaaaatgcattctaTGAGCTTCTTATTGTATATATGATATCTATTGTTTGATATCTGTTGTCTCAGTTACGTCTTAAGACATAACTGAGATTAAATAactcaatgaaaataaaataaaaagaattaaatttctaaacttgtttcaactttttttaatttccctctttttcttaaaaaaatcaggtGATACATGTTTATACATGTTATCTCATTTGATAAGACCTTAACATGAAAAAGTGTTGCATGAAGTGTGAAATTATTTGTTCGTCAGttgtaaaaaactaaaaatatgtaaacaagcGAAAATACcttataaaagcaaatataacttttattaactttcttcgatatttctttctttctttttcttaatttatatatatgtatattagattttttagattttatgttatgttaactaattatattctttacaaaagcatttattaaaatatttttaaatcaaaaaatttaaattagcttcaaatttaaaaataacctaGCATTGGAGCACAAAAgatcatattattttaacttataattttattctataaaaaatttttaagctaaaatttttaattttaattaaaaattcattttttcaagtaaaaaatttaatatatagttaACAATTACTCAAAATTCcaaagaaatttgaaacttttatttaatcattttcatgaattcaaattatactttaaaataatatcaaattcaaatgtaattttatcaatattacgAGTCAAATATGAAGATAGTTCGAAAAAATACcgattaaaatttcctttcccCACTTATATGACTTGAaaccaaatagtttttttatcgttaccataagttaaaacaaaactttattttatattcattacacgttaaaaatttattttgtaattatcaggaattaaaatttattttttttcgttatgatgaataaaattttagagcatcattaatatgaattaaaatattattttaacgttgtcaaaaactaataaattttcttattataatcaTGTTCAGTATCGCATGAATATTCAACAATTCTTCTGCTTCAAATTAGCTCAAAGCCCTCTTGGGTAgtaaagtttttactttttatttttatactgttttcaTACTAATTTTGACTTATATTCTAATTCTGATTTATATACAGATACCATTTTCCCATATGAAAGCAAGTAcacaaacaataattataataataaaaaaaaaaatacttacttgAGTCATTGCAAAGTTTTCCACTTCATCGTTATTTGCGGGAGGCACCGTTGGGTGGACATTTACGTCCTCTATCTTCTCATCAACGCCTACACCACCCTCAGAAGGGGGCATCACAATCTCTTCCACCCCCGCAATGGAAGATTTCTTCTTATATTGAGCTACATCCTCCTTTCCAGGAAGAGTATCTAAGAGTGCTTCTCTCTTTAATCTTTTCCTTCTCGTACACAAATGCACAAAACTTAATAAACTAAGTCCAAAAAGTCCACCTGCTACGGAAAACACTGTGATGGTCAGGCTGTACGGGCAAGGAGCAGCTCTTTCATCAAATACACTCAAAAGAACACAAGTAAGTCCAAAACCAAGAAGTCCGCAACCTGTAACTACAAAGGTGGCTGTTATGCAAATACACCTGACAAGTCTAGAGCTAACTGTACTTTGTTGTTTCCTAATAACAGGACCATTGCCCATCGATGGACCGGTAGGGCTGATATTCGACATCATCGGCGTAGCATTGTAAGTCGACTTCTAGATGTTGCTTTGCGGTGAGTTAACATCATTTTGAAGACGAGATCGAGTTGATTGGGGAAGAGAAGATCAGTGGGGATTTTCTTGCGgctattttttccccattaCGGACCTTTAGACCAAGTGCGAGGATAGATcgcgttatttttttttcatcagtgcGGCTGATCAAATATCATCAACAGTTTAATTcgaagttagttttttttcctcttgtcTACGGCTTGATAAGCGTGTTAGTATTCTTTGATAGAAGGACGATAGATTTTCTCAGAAAACGCAATAAACTattatctgttatttttaattcttcttgcTGTAGAAttcgtggtttttaaaattctatgattTTCCCTTCCTTATCAATGTTCTAAATTAAGTTCATTGACAAATTATCAcgcatttgaataaaaaaaacgttttaaacgCTGAAAATGTAATCGAAAAACATTCAAtgttcatgaaaataaatataaataaaaagaaatccaatttttcttttctttaatttagattctcattgctaaaataatttaaaatattaattttcatacattGTGCAGTTGCAAGCAACAAATTTACGAACTgttattatcactttttttaaaaacaactttactTGATCAACCAATTCGTCGTATTAACTTGTCATAAACAAACTGCACAGCGTcatgcttaaaaatttgtatttttttagttaaattgcacaaaaaacACTGTTACATAAACACCTactaaaatagcattaaaaaaagcacaggaaaaaaaagcacGGAGTAAAAGAGCCTTTTTTGGAATGCAAAACGGAAtccaaatttaatacttttcgaatgcaattaagtaatattttaaaaattacaaaaattaatttgaaggtaacgaataaaaaatttacattttgaattaaatacattcgtctttatatttaatatctttcaattAGCATGAATCGAATGGttcgttaaatttatatatttttttaagcgatTACATCACTACTTCATATGTCAGAACCACATTGCAATCATAAGAGGATTTTTTTCCAGAACACTTTTTGTCGcgatttttatatgaataaaaatcatgatCCTGAAATAACattatgaaatgttaattttatcttcTTAAATGTATGTTGCGTCcagatataatttaaacaatggttgtaatttaaatcaaacaaaaaatagataCGTATTTTTGTTGTTTGCTGAAATGGAGagaatttgtttatattttgggGATTGTCCCTTTTAACCTTGAGGATTCAGCCGAATCAAAAGAGTGTTAATTAGAAGGGAAGAATCGATCACAcactagaaatttaaaaatgctgttgagttaaaatattattgtgacTACTACTAGTAGTAGTAGAATATTTGtgtcgtactagagctgcacaatgggctattggcgatggcctgggaaacatctctttactgtaaaaattggaTACACAAATATCACGAAAATTTCTTCGTTTATGACGAAACCATTTCCTGGTATGTACTCCGAGCGAAATTTTTGTCAAACTGACGAAATTACTATCGTCATCATTTcttcgaggaaacgaattttgtcaaaagttaagaaatatttagtaattctacttttttttaaatcgtgatGCCTAGTGTAtctaactttttcaataaacaatttaaaacttttttaaaagcactaataaacaattatacGTGGGCACCATATAGGCATCACAACAAAGAGAAATagaacagagagataaattagATCCATGCCCGAAGCGAGATTCGAATCCCGATTTATCCTGGCACGAAGTCAACTCCCTGTACACCATACCGCCCGGTTGGCTTGGCTTAACtcgtcactttattttcgattgtctAGTCTTAATTCTAGTTtcatcattctagttaacaatttCCCACATTGCACCATGATGAGGTTTGGAGTTGAGGAAACATcctcgtcatatatttgagagatCGCGTTTGGTCACATATCTTCCAGCTAGCTCATCATAggaattacattattatttttaaatttccatttagaAGGAGTGGATTCAAAGGAGTAGATTTTTACCACAAATTTAATGCCACAGGCTGAATGGTGACTGTCGATGAAAAACACGCAcaagaaaatgcttaaaaaaacaagaagaaaaaacaaagaaaaataaagaaaacgttTTGAAAAGCATgccacgcaaaaaataaaaaaaaagaaagaaagaaagagaaaagaacgttttaaaacataaaactaacTTCTTATAATGTTTTCCTTAACTAGTTCTAtctagatcaggggtttccaacaggcagcccgggggccgcatccgaAACGCGAAACCTTTTCTTATGGCCCgtgaactaaaaaatattagttgtcatttttttgcggacaattttcgtaaaaaatctatatgggtttaaaatacttttctcgctaataaaaacttaatttgttcGTTTCTGTAAAATTTGACATACcaacaatgcaaaaaaatttatttctcaggttttgcatcgaagaaaatatttattcaaatacaaaaataattgtgtatgttgctcttttttatttcattttttttgtattttgtgaagataatttagcatgtgtgtatcagaatttttctcgaagaaattcttcGATTTAACTtcttgaaaccactcattttggacgaaaatatttacacacacatttgtaaattttaaatttaaagtgtaaataTGTATTCTCTGGTAGTTGCAGCAGGCAAACCTcccattgaatattttgtgtgattcaatgtaagttttaataccaacctttttaaagttttacatcttaacaattagatatatgttgcacattaattgtttaatacataggtgcacatcaAAGTTATTGTATCccgtatttttattatttatttaatatttttaaaaatattattaatagcaataaaatatctttaaaaatctactctttattttaatttgtaattcaatacttttgttttgtacaacttggtaaaaatcttaCAGTAATAtctaatgttccttcaaacataaaagagtcctacataataAAGTTGctgcccgccatttgatttgtgatTTTCCCCCCTCATCCCcagcctcatgtaagttggaaacccctgatctagaTATATCAAAATGTTGATAAGAAAATGGCACACTAAGATAAACagtgttgaacagccgacacaattctGAGTTAACGACTGTAAGTGTTCAACTCcattgccttgtaattttgaacccaatccagaatacaaggGAACTTCCGGATCAAACATTGGGACAAATTAGTCATAATtaaggactttttggtggaactaaccaaCATTTGCTTTTCATGGCGATGAAAGCTATGAAAACCTTCCAATATTAGCCCAACAGCAAAAGAGTTCTCAGcttgaggatattttatttttgaaagcaatGTGGTCTATATGAGCCGGAAGCAGATTTAGCATCAAACTGCCAATAATGGGATTCGAACGAGgatcattgggaggcgagcgcgtTATACCATGATCCATCAAAAAATAGCAGAGTTTTGCTAAGCTTTCCTTATACAGCTGAacgatttataaatattgaaacaatgttgatagcctggttggtaggtcGGCGAACTAGTGTTCGTGAGAACTGGAGTTTGAATTCAGTCGGACGAAGAATTCGCgtgttttaaataatgagtgatgcaagttaaatctgtcgaggtcacaaaatcctccaagttcccataacaaattaatacctttagggtagccgtgatggctcaggggatagagcgttcacctttgaatgaagtgaaccgggatcgaatcccagcgatggccggtcgttacgaattccgcatctgacTTACACCGGCCATAGTATTGAAGTAAGAGAgagggatcatgggttagagtccccttgttgtcaggctaaccgtcGGATGTTTTCATGGTtctcctcttcatgtaacgcaaatgcgggttagttccatcaaaaagtcctccatgaaggcaaatttctccctatacttaatccaagagttccttgtcttctggattgggttcaaaattataaggctacggagttgaacactggtAGACGTAAACTCAAAATCAGGTTGCCTGTTCAACGACtgctataaaatgaaataaaatattgtcatCCGCCATATAACAATCTGATCTTTTCTTGctatttttacagaaacaatTAAATAGCTTAATAACTAATTACGAAAAACATTTTGGTtaggaaaatgaaatttttatcatggGTAAAGTAAcactaaatttttgtaaaaaaaaattatttttaatcaacataGTTTGTTACATAATTAAAGCCATAAAacgaagaataaatttaatataaactacTTCAGAACACGCgtaaaaaatatatccatttttatcagcaaaataaacattatagaTAAACCCATTTTCCCActctcgaatttttttaattagttttggaacaatatttatttttattcagctGATTGTAAATTCAAATAgaactttaaaactttatcttaaaaacatCGATAACAATTAACTTCAATAAACTAAATCGATTCCTCTCtaa
Encoded here:
- the LOC107455648 gene encoding uncharacterized protein yields the protein MMSNISPTGPSMGNGPVIRKQQSTVSSRLVRCICITATFVVTGCGLLGFGLTCVLLSVFDERAAPCPYSLTITVFSVAGGLFGLSLLSFVHLCTRRKRLKREALLDTLPGKEDVAQYKKKSSIAGVEEIVMPPSEGGVGVDEKIEDVNVHPTVPPANNDEVENFAMTQKSADVSYWIEQQKPDDNAMQESYHLEKADGATTNEDPESDGEMTAL